In Atopobium sp. oral taxon 416, the genomic stretch CTTAAATCCGTAAGTATTGCGAGCGAGAGGATTTATTATGAAGGCAACAGTTTCTGAGGATTGTATCGGGTGCGGTATGTGCGCAAGCTCCTGCCCTGAGGTATTCGGAATCGGTGACGACGGCACCGCTTCTGTCATCGTAGACGAAGTCCCGGATGACGCCGAGGATTCCGCACAGGAAGCAGCCGACAACTGCCCGGCAAGCGCAATCACGATCGAGTAGCATCTATCCAGATTGACAGAAGGCGAAGGCATTTAAGCCTTCGCCTTTTTTGTACTCTAAGGAAGTCTATACCATATGATTCTTGCTTCACAGTCTCCCAGACGTCTGCAGATCCTGCACGAAGCCGGCTTTACCCCTGAGATAGAGCCCGCCGACATCGATGAGACACGCAAGCCTGATGAAGCCCCACGTGACCTTGTGCGCCGCCTCGCCACCGGCAAAGCTCAGGTCATTGCTGACAAATATCCCAATGAGCTGATCCTTGCTGCTGATACGATTGTCTGGTTAGCAAACGGTGAAGTCTTGGGCAAACCGCACGATGCAAAGCACGCCAAAGCGATGCTCCATAAACTGTCCGGGGTAACCCACTTTGTCTCCTCCGGTGCC encodes the following:
- a CDS encoding ferredoxin, with product MKATVSEDCIGCGMCASSCPEVFGIGDDGTASVIVDEVPDDAEDSAQEAADNCPASAITIE
- a CDS encoding nucleoside triphosphate pyrophosphatase, which codes for MILASQSPRRLQILHEAGFTPEIEPADIDETRKPDEAPRDLVRRLATGKAQVIADKYPNELILAADTIVWLANGEVLGKPHDAKHAKAMLHKLSGVTHFVSSGACVIDQKSHYEKNLVDTAQVTFYPLSDTEIDAYVASMEPFDKAGGYGVQGIGRLLIQNIEGDFYTIMGLPITLVVRELLAPVAPSTMLEDLLKGTTVCL